A window of Sodalis praecaptivus genomic DNA:
GCCCTGTTCTATATCGGCGGCGTTATCAAGCACGCTAAAGCCATCAATGCCCTGACCAACCCGACCACCAACTCCTACAAGCGTCTGGTCCCGGGTTATGAAGCGCCGGTCATGCTGGCTTATTCCGCCCGCAACCGCTCCGCCTCCATCCGTATTCCGGTGGTTGCCAGCCCGAAAGCACGCCGTATCGAAGTGCGGTTCCCGGATCCGGCCGCCAACCCGTACCTGGCCTTCTCCGCGCTGCTGATGGCCGGCCTGGACGGTATCATCAACAAAATCCATCCTGGCGACGCCATGGATAAGAACCTTTACGATCTGCCGGCGGAAGAAGCCAGCGAAATCCCAACCGTGGCCGGCTCCCTTGAGGAAGCATTGAACGCCCTGGATGCGGATCGCGAGTTCTTGACCCGCGGCGGCGTATTCACCGACGACACCATCGATGCCTATATCGCGCTGCGCACGGAAGAAAACGATCGCGTACGCATGACGCCGCACCCGGTGGAGTTCGAGCTGTACTACAGCGTTTAATCGCCCGAGTTTTTTGTTGCCGTGGAAACTTTCAGCCCATCTCCGGATGGGCTTTTTTCTCCACCAAACCTGGCGCGCAGCCATGCGCAATCACCGATAACCGATCGCTTTGCACTAACTGAGTGCGGGAGACTGCTAAATGGCAACCGGCACACTGCCCGAAGCTGGGCAGATCCTTAATTCGCTCATCACTAGTATTTTGCTGCTGGATAATGATCTGGCGGTGCACTACGCCAACCCGGCGGCGCAGCAGTTGCTGGCGCAAAGCTCACGTAAGCTGTTCGGCACACCGCTGCCCGAACTGCTGGGCTATTTCTCCCTCAATGTCGAGCTGATGCGCGAAAGCCTGGACGCCGGCCAGGGTTTTACCGATAACGAAGTGACGCTGGTGGTAGACGGCAGGGCGCACATCCTGTCGCTGACCGCGCAGCGGCTGCCGGAAGAGACTATTCTGATGGAGCTGGCGCCGATGGATAACCAACGCCGTCTTAGCCAAGAGCAGCTCCAGCACGCCCAACAGGTCGCGGCGCGGGATCTGGTGCGCGGCCTCGCCCATGAGATCAAAAATCCCCTCGGCGGGCTGCGCGGCGCGGCGCAGCTGCTGGCCAAGGCGCTGCCCGACCCGGCGTTGACGGAATACACCAAAGTGATCATCGAGCAGGCCGATCGGCTGCGCAACTTGGTCGACCGCTTATTGGGTCCCCAACAGCCCGGGATGCACGTCACGCAAAGTATTCATCAAGTCTGCGAACGGGTGTTTAAGCTGGTGTCGCTTGAAATGCCGGATAATGTCACCCTGGTGCGGGATTATGATCCCAGCCTGCCGGAGTTGACCCACGATCCGGATCAGATGGAGCAGGTATTGCTGAATATCACCCGCAACTCGCTACAGGCGCTGGGGGAGGAGGGCGGCACCATTACCCTCAGAACGCGTACCGCCTTCCAACTGACGCTGCACGGGGTTCGTTACCGGCTGGTGGCGCGCATTGATATCGAGGACGACGGCCCGGGGATCCCGGCGCAATTGCAGGATACGCTGTTTTATCCCATGGTCAGCGGCCGCGAAGGGGGCACCGGCCTGGGCCTCTCCATCGCCCGCAGTCTGATCGATCAGAATTCAGGAAAGATTGAATTTAACAGTTGGCCGGGACATACCGAATTTTCGGTATACCTGCCTATTCGCCAGTGAGGTTCTGTATGCAACGAGGGATAGTCTGGATCGTCGACGACGATAGCTCCATCCGCTGGGTGCTTGAACGCGCACTCACTGGGGCCGGGTTGACCTGCACCACCTTTGAAGGTGGCAGCCAGGTGCTGGACGCGCTCGCCACCCAAACGCCGGACGTGCTGTTGTCCGATATTCGCATGCCCGGCATGGACGGGTTGGCATTGCTAAAACAAATCAAACAGCGTCACCCGATGCTGCCGGTCATCATCATGACCGCCCACTCCGATCTGGATGCCGCAGTAAGCGCCTATCAGCAAGGGGCGTTTGACTATTTACCGAAACCGTTCGATATCGACGAAGCGGTGGCGCTGGTGGAACGCGCCGTCAGCCACTACCTGGAACAGCAGCAGCCGCCCCGCAGTCAGCCCGCCAGCGGTCCCACCGCCGACATCATCGGCGAGGCGCCGGCGATGCAGGATGTGTTCCGCATCATCGGCCGGCTATCGCGCTCGTCTATCAGCGTCCTTATCAACGGCGAGTCCGGCACCGGCAAAGAATTGGTGGCCCACGCCCTGCATCGCCATAGTCCACGCGCCAAGGCGCCGTTTATCGCGCTCAACATGGCGGCGATCCCGAAGGATTTGATTGAGTCGGAATTATTCGGCCATGAAAAAGGGGCGTTTACCGGCGCCAATCAAATCCGTCAGGGCCGTTTCGAGCAGGCCGACGGCGGCACGCTGTTTCTGGACGAAATCGGCGATATGCCGCTGGATGTGCAAACCCGCCTGCTACGTGTATTGGCAGACGGTCAGTTCTACCGCGTCGGCGGCTATGCGCCGGTCAAAGTGGATGTGCGGATCATCGCCGCCACCCACCAGAACCTGGAACTGCGCGTGCAGGAAGGCCGCTTTCGCGAGGATTTATTCCATCGCCTGAACGTGATCCGGGTCCATCTGCCGCCGCTGCGCGAGCGACGGGAAGATATTCCCCGGCTGGCGCGGTATTTCCTGCAGGTGGCGGCCAGGGAGCTGGGCGTAGAGCCGAAAAATCTGCACCCGGAAACCGAAACCGCGCTGACCCGCCTCCCCTGGCCGGGGAACGTGCGCCAGTTGGAAAATACCTGCCGCTGGTTGACGGTAATGGCCGCCGGACAAGAAGTACTGATTCAGGATTTGCCGCCGGAGCTGTTTGAAACCACCGCGCCGGATAACGTGGTGCAATCGCTGCCGGATAGCTGGGCCACGCTGCTGGCGCAGTGGGCGGATCGCGCGTTGCGCTCCGGCCACCAGAACCTGCTGTCGGAAGCGCAGCCGGAGATGGAACGCACCTTGTTGACCACCGCGCTGCGCCATACCCAGGGCCACAAGCAAGAAGCGGCCCGTTTGCTCGGCTGGGGCCGCAACACGCTGACGCGCAAGTTAAAAGAGCTTGGGATGGAGTAATCCCCTAACGCACCACAGAGAGTGCGCCGCGATGCAAATTTTCGTTTAAACGGTTTACATCGCGGTCCGGCTCAGTATTATTTCTGAGCACAAGGGGGAGACAAGCCATGTTGCAGACCATTATCGCTTTCGTGACGCAGGGATTGGACGCGGTTGTCAATGCGGGGCACGCCCCACAGACGGCGCTGGCGGCGGTCATGTGCGCCGCGCTCATCAATTCACTGAATTGATCGGTCGTCCGACGCCCTCATGACGCCCCTTTTCGCCTGATGGCGGAAAGGGGTGATTTAGATCACCCGGGAAAACTGACGCTGGCGCTGGCTGGCGCGTAGATAAGCATCGAAACACATGCAAATATTGCGCACCAGCAGACGGCCGCGGGCGGTTATTTCCAGCGCGCCGGCGCTCATCGTTACCAGCCCGTCCTCCACCAGCGGCGCCATTTGCGCCAGATCCTCGGCAAAGTAGTCGGTAAATTGGATACCGTAAGCCGTTTCAATCACATTGAAATCAAGGCGAAACTGGCAAATTAGCGCTTTGATGACATCCCGACGCAGGCAATCGTCGCGGCTGAGCGCCACGCCACGCCACAAACCGTTGCCCTGCCGCTCAACGGCATCGCGATAGCTGCGCATGACTTTCTGATTTTGCGCATAATGGTCGCCGATCATACTTATCGCTGATAAACCCAATCCCAGCAGATCGCACTCGCCCTGGGTGGTATACCCCTGAAAATTGCGGTGCAGCCGCCCCGCCCGCTGCGCCAGCGCCAGTTCATCGTCCGGCCGGGCAAAATGGTCCATGCCGATAAACTGATAGCCCGCGTCGGTGAGGGTCATAATACTGTGCTGCAACAGGGCCAGTTTTTGCCCGGCGTCGGGCAAATCCGCGTCTTTAAACTTGCGCTGCGCGGCAAATAGCGACGGCATATGGGCATAATTGAACACGCTTAAACGCTGCGGCCCAAGCGCGATGACCCGCTGCAACGTGTAAGCGAAGCGATCGCGCGTTTGGCGCGGCAGACCGTAAATCAAATCAATGTTGGTCGAGCGGAATCCCAGACGGGTGGCGCGCTCGATTAGACCAAAAATCAGCGCTTCGTCCTGCTCGCGATTGATAAGGCGCTGCACCTCGCCATTAAAATCCTGCACGCCGACGCTGATACGATTGAACCCTTGGCGCTGCAAATCATCAATGAGATCCAGCGGGATATCCCGCGGATCGATTTCAATGGACAGCTCGGCGTCGGCAGCAAAAGAGAAGTGCTCCCGCAGCAGCGCCATTAACCGCGCTGTCTGCGCCACCGACAAAAAGGTCGGCGTCCCGCCGCCCCAATGCATTTGGCTGACGTGCCTGCCGGCGAACAATGGCGCCCGCGCGCGAATTTCCCGCGCCAGCGTATCGAGATAATCATCGACCTTCGCGCCATGGCGGGTGACTATCTTATTGCAGCCGCAGAAGTAGCACAGCTTGTGACAGAACGGGATATGGACATACAGCGACAGCGGCCGCTCGGGATAACGGCGCGTCGCCGTGGCAAACGCCGCGTCATCATACTCTTGGCTGAATTCAAGCGCGGTGGGATAGGAGGTATAGCGCGGCCCGGAGTAGTTGTATTTCTGAATGAGGGCCGAATCCCATTCGATTGCTGGCAGTGATTTCACGGCTTACTCCTTACCCGGGGGACGTCGACGGCGCCGTCTGACGTGCGGAGCGGGCCGGCGAACCGCGGCGCGGGCCGCTTGCAGCCGCGCCCTGCGTCGCGAGAGGCGCCATAGTTTACCCGATAACCACACAAGATAACAGGTTAACAATAGCGCAAGGAGCAGCGTTAAGGCCGGCAAGGATTAGAAGCTGTCT
This region includes:
- the glnL gene encoding nitrogen regulation protein NR(II), whose protein sequence is MATGTLPEAGQILNSLITSILLLDNDLAVHYANPAAQQLLAQSSRKLFGTPLPELLGYFSLNVELMRESLDAGQGFTDNEVTLVVDGRAHILSLTAQRLPEETILMELAPMDNQRRLSQEQLQHAQQVAARDLVRGLAHEIKNPLGGLRGAAQLLAKALPDPALTEYTKVIIEQADRLRNLVDRLLGPQQPGMHVTQSIHQVCERVFKLVSLEMPDNVTLVRDYDPSLPELTHDPDQMEQVLLNITRNSLQALGEEGGTITLRTRTAFQLTLHGVRYRLVARIDIEDDGPGIPAQLQDTLFYPMVSGREGGTGLGLSIARSLIDQNSGKIEFNSWPGHTEFSVYLPIRQ
- the glnG gene encoding nitrogen regulation protein NR(I); amino-acid sequence: MQRGIVWIVDDDSSIRWVLERALTGAGLTCTTFEGGSQVLDALATQTPDVLLSDIRMPGMDGLALLKQIKQRHPMLPVIIMTAHSDLDAAVSAYQQGAFDYLPKPFDIDEAVALVERAVSHYLEQQQPPRSQPASGPTADIIGEAPAMQDVFRIIGRLSRSSISVLINGESGTGKELVAHALHRHSPRAKAPFIALNMAAIPKDLIESELFGHEKGAFTGANQIRQGRFEQADGGTLFLDEIGDMPLDVQTRLLRVLADGQFYRVGGYAPVKVDVRIIAATHQNLELRVQEGRFREDLFHRLNVIRVHLPPLRERREDIPRLARYFLQVAARELGVEPKNLHPETETALTRLPWPGNVRQLENTCRWLTVMAAGQEVLIQDLPPELFETTAPDNVVQSLPDSWATLLAQWADRALRSGHQNLLSEAQPEMERTLLTTALRHTQGHKQEAARLLGWGRNTLTRKLKELGME
- a CDS encoding YshB family small membrane protein, which gives rise to MLQTIIAFVTQGLDAVVNAGHAPQTALAAVMCAALINSLN
- the hemN gene encoding oxygen-independent coproporphyrinogen III oxidase gives rise to the protein MKSLPAIEWDSALIQKYNYSGPRYTSYPTALEFSQEYDDAAFATATRRYPERPLSLYVHIPFCHKLCYFCGCNKIVTRHGAKVDDYLDTLAREIRARAPLFAGRHVSQMHWGGGTPTFLSVAQTARLMALLREHFSFAADAELSIEIDPRDIPLDLIDDLQRQGFNRISVGVQDFNGEVQRLINREQDEALIFGLIERATRLGFRSTNIDLIYGLPRQTRDRFAYTLQRVIALGPQRLSVFNYAHMPSLFAAQRKFKDADLPDAGQKLALLQHSIMTLTDAGYQFIGMDHFARPDDELALAQRAGRLHRNFQGYTTQGECDLLGLGLSAISMIGDHYAQNQKVMRSYRDAVERQGNGLWRGVALSRDDCLRRDVIKALICQFRLDFNVIETAYGIQFTDYFAEDLAQMAPLVEDGLVTMSAGALEITARGRLLVRNICMCFDAYLRASQRQRQFSRVI